The following proteins are co-located in the Silene latifolia isolate original U9 population chromosome 1, ASM4854445v1, whole genome shotgun sequence genome:
- the LOC141598473 gene encoding uncharacterized protein LOC141598473: MSSIDAEIAKTQEERKKSEQELGSLSTVSYDVDLYGGNQRDGYLHSIPVDDDEEIVDAMENKVASKLASYTAPKSLLKDMPGGVGGDVEDVFRKPQRITDRENEYQRRRLDQVISPDRNDAFAMGDKTPDVNVRTYAEIMREQALKRQKEETERAISKKMKEQEEQKKKTGEEKGSGAVPAEVQSSQKRRNRWDQSQDKPADDGAVKKAKTSSDWDMPDSTPGIGRWDATPTPGRVGDATPSVRRNRWDETPTPGRVNDSDATPAGGGVTPGMTPSGMTWDSTPKIGGMATPTPKKQRSRWDETPATMGSATPMAGATPAPMTPGVTPYGGMDLPTPTPGQLNLRGPLTPEQYNLMKWEKDIEERNRPLSDEELDAMFPTEGYKILERPASYVPIRTPARKLLATPTPMGTPLYSIPVEDRGQQFDVGKEPTNGLPFMKPEDYQYFGVLLNEENEEELSPEEQKERKIMKLLLKVKNGTPPQRKTALRQLTDKARELGAGPLFNRILPLLMQPTLEDQERHLLVKVIDRVLYKLDELVRPYVHKILVVIEPLLIDEDYYARVEGREIISNLSKAAGLATMIAAMRPDIDNIDEYVRNTTARAFSVVASALGIPALLPFLKAVCQSKKSWQARHTGIKIVQQIAILIGCAVLPHLRSLVEIIEHGLNDENQKVRTITALSLAALAEASAPYGIESFDSVLKPLWKGIRSHRGKVLAAFLKAIGFIIPLMDALYASYYTKEVMFILIREFQSPDEEMKKIVLKVVKQCVSTEGVEADYIRSDILPEFFKHFWVRRMALDRRNYKQLVETTVEIANKVGVADIVGRVVEDLKDESEPYRRMVMETIEKVVTNLGASDIDARLEELLIDGILYAFQEQTSDDANVMLNGFGAVVNALGQRVKPYLPQICGTIKWRLNNKSAKVRQQAADLISRIAVVMKQCGEEQLMGHLGVVLYEYLGEEYPEVLGSILGALKAIVNVIGMTKMTPPIKDLLPRLTPILKNRHEKVQENCIDLVGRIADRGAEFVPAREWMRICFELLEMLKAHKKGIRRATVNTFGYIAKAIGPQDVLATLLNNLKVQERQNRVCTTVAIAIVAETCSPFTVLPALMNEYRVPELNVQNGVLKSLSFLFEYIGEMGKDYIYAVTPLLEDALMDRDLVHRQTAASAVKHMALGVAGLGCEDALVHLMNYVWPNIFETSPHVINAVTEAIEGMRVALGAAAILNYCLQGLFHPARKVREVYWKIYNSLYIGAQDALVAAYPILEDEGENVYSRPELMMFV; this comes from the coding sequence ATGTCGTCGATAGACGCGGAAATAGCGAAGACGCAGGAGGAGAGGAAGAAAAGTGAGCAGGAGTTAGGATCTCTTTCAACTGTTAGTTATGATGTTGATCTCTATGGTGGGAATCAGCGAGACGGTTATCTTCATTCGAttcctgttgatgatgatgaggagatTGTTGATGCTATGGAGAATAAGGTGGCTAGTAAATTGGCGTCGTACACGGCGCCAAAGTCTTTGTTAAAGGATATGCCGGGTGGTGTTGGGGGTGATGTTGAGGATGTGTTTAGGAAGCCTCAAAGGATTACTGACCGTGAGAATGAGTATCAGAGGAGACGGTTGGATCAGGTGATATCTCCAGATAGGAATGATGCTTTTGCTATGGGAGATAAGACTCCTGATGTTAATGTTAGGACGTATGCCGAGATTATGAGGGAGCAGGCTTTAAAGAGACAGAAGGAGGAGACGGAGAGAGCAATTTCGAAGAAGATGAAAGAGCAAGAGGAGCAGAAGAAGAAAACGGGGGAGGAGAAAGGTTCTGGTGCGGTGCCTGCTGAAGTTCAGTCATCCCAGAAGAGGAGGAATAGGTGGGACCAGTCACAGGATAAGCCAGCTGATGATGGAGCTGTTAAGAAGGCTAAAACGTCGTCTGATTGGGATATGCCGGATTCTACCCCCGGGATTGGCAGGTGGGATGCCACACCCACGCCAGGTAGAGTTGGAGATGCTACACCTTCTGTTAGGAGGAATAGGTGGGATGAGACTCCAACACCTGGCCGCGTAAATGATTCAGATGCTACTCCGGCTGGTGGTGGTGTCACTCCGGGCATGACTCCTTCGGGGATGACATGGGATTCTACTCCAAAGATAGGCGGGATGGCAACACCTACACCGAAAAAGCAGAGGTCAAGGTGGGATGAGACTCCTGCCACCATGGGAAGCGCAACTCCAATGGCAGGGGCCACTCCAGCACCTATGACTCCTGGAGTGACCCCTTATGGTGGAATGGATCTCCCTACACCAACTCCCGGTCAGCTTAACTTGCGTGGTCCTCTTACACCCGAGCAATACAACTTGATGAAgtgggagaaggatattgaggaGAGGAACAGGCCACTGAGTGATGAAGAACTGGATGCCATGTTCCCTACTGAAGGTTATAAGATCTTGGAGCGTCCAGCTTCATATGTTCCAATTAGGACACCGGCTAGAAAGCTACTTGCGACACCCACTCCTATGGGCACCCCACTGTATTCAATACCAGTGGAGGATAGGGGCCAGCAGTTTGATGTGGGGAAGGAGCCTACTAATGGGCTGCCCTTCATGAAGCCAGAGGATTATCAGTATTTCGGTGTACTACTGAATGAAGAAAACGAGGAAGAACTGTCACCAGAGGAGCAGAAGGAGAGAAAGATTATGAAGTTGCTACTTAAGGTGAAGAACGGTACGCCTCCACAGAGAAAAACTGCATTGCGTCAACTCACTGATAAGGCCCGAGAGCTTGGAGCAGGTCCATTGTTTAACCGAATATTGCCGCTGCTTATGCAGCCGACATTGGAGGACCAAGAGAGGCATCTTCTGGTGAAGGTTATTGATAGGGTCTTGTATAAGCTTGATGAGTTGGTTCGACCTTATGTGCACAAGATTTTGGTGGTTATCGAGCCACTTTTGATTGATGAAGATTATTATGCTCGTGTTGAAGGGAGAGAGATTATTTCAAACTTAAGTAAGGCTGCTGGATTGGCAACTATGATTGCTGCCATGAGACCCGATATCGACAATATTGATGAGTACGTGAGAAATACAACTGCAAGGGCTTTTAGTGTTGTTGCTTCAGCTCTGGGTATTCCTGCTTTGCTACCTTTCTTAAAGGCCGTGTGTCAAAGTAAGAAGTCCTGGCAAGCTAGGCACACTGGGATTAAGATTGTTCAGCAGATAGCCATTTTGATTGGTTGTGCAGTACTACCTCACTTGAGGTCCTTAGTTGAGATCATTGAACATGGTCTTAATGATGAGAATCAAAAGGTCAGAACAATTACCGCTCTTTCTCTGGCTGCCTTGGCAGAGGCTTCAGCTCCATATGGTATTGAAAGTTTTGATTCTGTGTTAAAGCCTTTGTGGAAAGGTATCCGGTCTCACCGTGGTAAGGTTTTGGCTGCATTTCTTAAGGCTATTGGTTTTATTATTCCTTTGATGGATGCTCTTTATGCTAGCTATTATACAAAGGAAGTCATGTTTATTTTGATTCGGGAGTTCCAGTCACCCGATGAAGAAATGAAAAAGATTGTGCTGAAAGTTGTAAAGCAGTGTGTAAGCACGGAAGGTGTGGAAGCTGACTACATCAGAAGTGACATCCTCCCGGAATTCTTTAAACATTTCTGGGTGCGGAGAATGGCACTTGACCGAAGAAATTACAAGCAGCTGGTGGAAACTACTGTAGAGATAGCCAATAAGGTTGGTGTGGCTGATATTGTAGGTAGGGTAGTGGAGGATCTTAAAGATGAGAGTGAACCGTATAGGCGTATGGTTATGGAGACTATAGAGAAAGTGGTGACTAACTTGGGAGCATCTGATATTGATGCTCGTTTGGAGGAGCTTCTTATTGATGGCATTCTGTATGCTTTCCAAGAGCAAACGAGTGATGATGCAAATGTAATGCTTAACGGATTTGGTGCTGTGGTCAATGCCCTTGGCCAGAGGGTCAAACCATATCTTCCCCAGATATGTGGTACAATCAAGTGGCGTTTGAACAACAAGAGTGCCAAAGTGAGACAACAAGCTGCTGACCTGATTTCGAGAATTGCCGTGGTCATGAAACAGTGTGGAGAAGAGCAGCTCATGGGTCATTTGGGTGTGGTCCTCTATGAGTATCTCGGAGAAGAGTACCCAGAAGTGTTGGGATCAATCCTGGGAGCCCTCAAAGCCATTGTTAATGTTATTGGTATGACAAAGATGACCCCACCTATAAAAGATTTACTTCCCAGATTGACTCCTATTTTGAAGAATAGGCACGAGAAAGTGCAAGAGAATTGTATCGATCTTGTGGGCCGAATTGCTGATCGTGGAGCAGAATTTGTTCCTGCAAGGGAATGGATGAGAATATGCTTTGAGCTTCTTGAGATGCTCAAGGCTCACAAGAAAGGCATCAGAAGAGCCACTGTCAACACCTTTGGTTACATTGCTAAAGCCATCGGACCACAAGATGTGTTGGCCACTCTTCTGAACAATCTCAAGGTCCAAGAACGTCAGAACCGTGTTTGCACAACTGTGGCTATCGCCATCGTTGCTGAGACTTGCTCGCCATTCACTGTCTTACCTGCACTCATGAACGAGTACCGGGTCCCTGAGCTTAATGTTCAAAATGGAGTATTAAAgtccctctctttccttttcGAGTATATTGGTGAAATGGGCAAGGATTACATCTATGCCGTGACCCCTCTTCTAGAAGATGCTCTCATGGACCGAGATTTGGTCCACAGGCAGACTGCGGCTTCTGCTGTGAAACACATGGCTCTTGGCGTGGCAGGCTTGGGTTGTGAAGATGCATTGGTTCACCTTATGAACTATGTGTGGCCCAACATCTTTGAGACTTCACCCCACGTCATTAATGCAGTTACGGAAGCTATTGAAGGAATGAGGGTTGCCCTTGGTGCTGCTGCCATACTGAACTATTGCTTGCAGGGACTGTTCCACCCAGCTCGAAAAGTAAGGGAAGTTTACTGGAAGATATACAATTCTCTGTATATTGGAGCGCAGGATGCTCTTGTGGCTGCTTACCCCATTTTGGAGGATGAAGG